In the genome of Populus nigra chromosome 9, ddPopNigr1.1, whole genome shotgun sequence, one region contains:
- the LOC133702977 gene encoding uncharacterized protein LOC133702977 yields the protein MKKLYRKGTVHPSPPIISDHLSFLPATILTLTAALSPEDREVLAYLISCSSNNNILCSNWSYMNSRKSSSRQKTTSYTKNSSSSNNDHPPMFNCDCFRCYMSYWIRWDSSPNRQLIHEIIDAFEDWLLKQGKSSSSSGKKNKKDRKRKGNSQGSGELIKRVELRMKHRMDESNSVDENRSGGGGGEVAASAAAGGGGGGGCGEEEVTDKGSVRRFVSFIGERIWGVLG from the coding sequence ATGAAGAAGCTATACCGTAAGGGCACGGTGCATCCATCGCCGCCAATAATATCAGACCATCTGTCCTTTCTTCCGGCCACCATCCTAACCCTCACAGCAGCTCTTTCTCCAGAGGACAGAGAGGTGTTGGCCTATCTTATCTCCTGCTCGAGCAATAACAATATCCTCTGCAGCAACTGGTCCTATATGAATAGCCGCAAGAGTAGTTCTCGCCAAAAGACAACTTCTTACACCaagaacagcagcagcagcaataatGACCATCCTCCTATGTTCAACTGTGACTGTTTTAGGTGTTACATGAGTTACTGGATTAGATGGGACTCGTCTCCTAATCGACAGCTCATTCATGAGATTATCGATGCTTTCGAGGATTGGTTGTTGAAACAAGGAAAGAGTAGTTCTTCAAGCGgcaaaaagaacaagaaagacAGGAAAAGGAAGGGAAATAGCCAAGGGTCTGGTGAGTTAATCAAGAGGGTAGAGTTGAGAATGAAGCACAGGATGGACGAGTCTAATTCAGTGGATGAAAATAGAAGCGGCGGGGGTGGGGGTGAAGTTGCTGCCTCCGCTgctgctggtggtggtggcggtggTGGTTGTGGTGAAGAAGAAGTGACAGATAAAGGGTCTGTCAGGAGGTTTGTGAGCTTCATCGGGGAGAGGATTTGGGGTGTTTTGGGCTAG